The Synechococcus sp. MVIR-18-1 region ACATGGTAACGAAGGATTGCGAATTGTGTTGGACTTTCTCATCTTTCCAGCGCAGGCTTGGGCTCAAACCGTCAAAACAGCCTCGTTACGGTCTTTTTGCTGTCGGTCGCGCTGCTCACGCGTCAGTCCATCCGGATCAGGAATCTGTGATGCCATCTGCTCTAGCCAGCCTTTGAGTTCATCAAGCTGCCTCTCCACAGGCAAGACGCCAAGACCTCGTGCGACGACCTTGGCAACGCTTCCACTTCCCGCCTGATAAACAAGTCGGCCATGAAGATGTTGGGGCAAACCCTGACGAAGAAGACGAAATGCGGGTTCCTCCATCGGCGTTTCGAGCGCAATATTTGGTTTGTCAGGACGAATCCGCGCAAATCCACAGCGTTTCGCAAGCAGCTTGAGGTCCATCAACTGCAGCAGGGATTGAACAGGTCCAGGCAAGGCCCCGTAGCGATCAGCCCAACCAGCAGCCAGTTCCACAAGGGCTTCTGAACTCAGGCACTCGGATGCAGCTCGATACGCAGACATCTTCTCGTCGGCATCCACGATCCAATCCGCAGGAATAAAGGCCGTGACCTGCAGATCCACCTGCGTGTCATCCACTGCGGGAATGTCTTGTCCCTGAATTTCAGCCAACGACTCTTGCAACATCTCCATGTAGAGATCGAAACCAATGGCCTCCATCTGACCGCTTTGCTCCACACCCAACAAGTTGCCCACCCCGCGGATCTCCATATCCCGCATCGCCAATTGATACCCACTGCCGAGCTGGGCGAATTCCTGGATGGCCCGTAAGCGCTGACGTGCCGCTTCACTGAGTGAGGCATCTCCTGGATAAAACAACCAGGCATGGGCTTGGACGCCACTGCGCCCGACCCGTCCCCTGAGCTGATAGAGCTGAGCGAGTCCAAACCGGTGGGCATCCTCAATCAAGATCGTGTTGACACGAGGAATGTCGAGGCCGCTCTCCACAATCGTGGTGCAGAGCATCACGTCGGCTTCCCCTCCGTTGAACGCCACCATCGCGCTCTCGAGCTCACCTTCGGCCATTTGTCCATGGGCCACGAGGAGCTTGAGACCAGGAAGCATTTCACGAAGCTTGCCAGCCACCTCTTCAATCCCTTCCACTCGAGGAACCACATAAAACACCTGCCCACCACGATCAAGTTCTTGGCGGATGGAACTCCGCACCGCCTCATCATCCAGAGCTGCTAGATGGGTTTTGATCGGACGGCGCAACGGTGGTGGAGTGGTAATCAAACTCATCTCGCGCACTCCAGACAAGCTCATGTAAAGGGTTCTCGGTATGGGCGTCGCCGAGAGCGTCAAAACATCCACGTCCTTGCGCAAGGCCTTGATTTTTTCCTTTTGATTCACACCAAAACGTTGTTCCTCATCCACCACCAGCAAACCAAGCTTGTCAAAGGCGGTGTTCTTGCTGAGCAGCTGGTGTGTGCCCACCACCGCATCGATGGTGCCAGCCTTGAGTTCCTCAAGAATTGTTTTGCGCTCACCTGTCGTGCGGAAACGATTGAGCAGTGCCACCTTGATCGGGTAGGGGGCAAAACGTTCTGAGAGCGTGCGCCAATGCTGTTGCGCTAACACCGTTGTGGGAGCCAGCATGGCCACTTGTTTGCCAGCGGTAATGGCTTTAAAAATCGCTCGGATGGCCACCTCTGTTTTCCCGAAACCCACATCACCGCAAACCAACCGGTCCATCGGCTCTGGTTTCTCCATGTCTCGCTTGACATCAACCGTGGCCTTGAGTTGGTCAGAGGTGGGTTCGTAGGGGAAGGAATCCTCGAGTTCAACCTGCCATGGCCCATCGATCGGAAAGGCAAACCCTGCAGCTTGATGGCGTTCGGCGTACAACTTCACCAGATCAAGAGCAACTTTGCGAACCGCCTTGGTGGCCCTCTCCTTCGCCTTCACCCAAGCGGAGCCGCCCATTTTGCTGAGCTGCGGCGGAGTATCACTATTGGCGCGAAACCGACCGAGGCTTCCCAGCTGATCGGCGGCCACCCGCAAGATGCCATCGGAATACTGAACAACGAGGTAATCGCGAACCTCCCCGCTAATCGCTAATTTTTCGAGCTTTTTAAAGCGACCAATTCCATGGTTGCGATGCACCACAAAATCCCCTTGCTGCATCTTGTTGGGATCAACGGTGCGGCTGGCCGCTTTGCGCCGCCTACGCACGTAACCGCTGCTGGTGAGCGACTGCTGTCCAAAAAATTCGCGATCCGTAAGAAGAACCACCCTCCACGCAGGAAGTTGCAGTCCTTCGAGCTCAGCTGTTCCTCGGGTTTTTAAGGCCACAGGTGTGCCCTGCTCAATTAAGCGATCGATCGCTTGCGTATCGGCTGCATTGGGGACAAAGCGCGTGATGCAGTCGTGTTCTTCAAGCAGAGCCACAGCGCGGCTGGGCTGGGCTGACAACAACCAAACAGCCTGACGCTCCCGTTGGTGCTGTTTGATCAATTCACCGAGTTTTCCGAATTGATTGGGATAAGAAGGAACGGGCCGACTGGCGAGATCGAAGGCATTGGGGTGGCTGTCGTGTTCCTGAAGTTCTGCAAGATCGAAACCAGCAAACGCCTCGGCAAGCTCCATCGCCTCCTTGATGGGCCGATGCAAAGAGGGAATGGGAACAGGAAGCTCGGCGTGTTGCTCTTCAGCGTGATCAAGCCACTGCTGCCCATGGGCGCTGCCATGCCGTCGCTCATCGATAGCGATGCAGCAGTCTGCAGGCAAATAATCGAGTAGGGACGCAGGTGCATCCCAGGCCAATCCCATCAATCGACGCATCCCCTCAGGGGTTCCGCCCTCCAGCAGCTCAGTGATCTGCGCCTCATTCAGCAATTGGTCAAGGTCATCAGGCACCTGCTCGCGCAGACGTTCAGCAATCAGAGGACTGAAACCAGTTGGGGTGAGCTTGAGCGTGTCGACGGCATCGAGGGAACGCTGACTAGCTGGATCAAATTCGCGAAGTTTGTCGAGTTCATTCCCAAAGAACTCCAAACGCACAGGAAGCTCACTACTCACGGGATAAACGTCAACGATGTCGCCACGACGACTCCAGGTTCCTTCCTGATCAATCGTCGAGACGCGCTCATAGCCGAGTTGACTCAGGTAGGTCGATAGCTCTTCGAGATCCACAACATCGCCCTTCTTCAAGGCCCGGCAATGCTCTGCAAGTGCCAGCGGAGGTGGCAAGTGGGGCTGCAGACAGCGCTCTGTGGCAACGATCGCCAAATCACTTTTGCTGCGGTCTGTTTGCAGTTCGCTTATCACCTGCAGTTGGCCCCAGGTGATTTCGGTTGTGGAGTCAAAAGGTTCGTATGGAGACCCTTCACTGGTGGGATAAAGCTGCGCACGGGACCAACCCATCAGCTCCAAGAGAGCTGTCCAACGTCCGGCCTCCTCCAACGTGGGAACGACCACCAGCAGCGGCTGATCCATGCGTCGCGCCAATGCACTGGCCACCAACGCCCGAGCGGCTCGGCCAGCGCCGCGCATCAACAGCCTTTGGTCCCGTTCCGCTCGTTCGCACAACTCACCGCTCAGCGCTGAGGTCTGCAACAGACGCACCAAAGAGCTGAGGGGCATGGCGGAACAACTGTCGGCAACGCACGATTCTGTCAAGGACTAGGCCCCAACCGCAGGTTTCTACCCTTTGCCTTTGCCTTTGCCTGCTAATTGAATCCCTGCTTTAAAATAAAAAAGTATTTAGAGGTTTTTTATGCATCCAAAAAATCTATACATCGGCCTACCTCTTCATTAGATATAGAACAGATAAATCATGTTCATAAACTCAAAATTAGCCACGAACGAATCAACAGAAATCAACGAACCATTGGCTTCAAAAGATTCCAACCACACAAAGTTGGCAGCGACGAATTAATCTGTGGCAGCAAGAGATCAGCATCTATAAAATAAACCCATGCCACGTTTTCGCTGCCCAGAATGCTGTTGTGGACCAGCCGTTGTCCTATACCCACCCGCTGGAGCCACGCCAATCTGTGTGCGCTGTGGAACGGTCCTAGAGAAGCAGCCCCTCGTCAAACCGTTGCCCCTCCTCGTGCTGCTGGCCGTTGGTAGCGCCTTGATCACGCTGTCTATTCCGGCACTCTTTACACCGCGTCCGCTTCCGCCACCAACCAATCCACCAGCCGCAACCGTTTAATGAAAAGAACCAAAGCATTAACAATCAACCATGAATGAGCAAATGGCAGAACTTAAAATCAAAAAGAGTCGGAGAGCCCGATTCGAGTCACGTTTTGAACATTTGCTGTGGCGATTCCGATTGGTGACCATCCTGCCTGTCGTGATGAGCCTCCTTGGCAGTGTTAGCTGTTTCATCCTTGGAACCCAAGAGGAGATTCATGCACTCAGTCATTTGTTCAAAGGATCCTTCAATCCAGATCAAAGCATTATCTTGCTTGGCAAAGTGGTAGGCGGAATTGATTACTACGTGATCGGAATTGCCCTACTTATTTTCGGATATGGGATCTATGAGTTGATCATTTCTGACATCGATCCACGACTTCAAGATCTATCAAAAGAGAGGCGAAACATACTCAGCATTACCTCACTTGAATCTCTCAAGCAGAAATTGACAAATGTCATCATCGTCGCATTAATCGTAACAGCATTTAAGCTAATGATTAGCTATGAAGTGCAATCAATATCAGACATACTCCAATACTGTGGATGCGTACTCATGCTTGCGTTTAGTGCTTGGCTTGTTGGCAAAAACCAAAAAAACACATAGGGACTTCATTTCAGCCAGCCAACACCTGAAAAACATACCCCCCACCCCAAAACAGACTCAAACTGAAGACCTTGATCTTTCATTCTTTACATCTCAATATTAGCGCCCTAAACTCATTCAACACATGACCCAGAAGCGATGAAGCTGTACCCAAAAGGCACGGGAGCAGGGATTTCACTATTCATCTTGATTGTGCTCGGCATTTACGCTGTCTCTCAAATCGAAGCCATGAAGCGTGCTGCTTTCAGAGAAGGTTTTAACTGTGCAATCGACGAAACAACCCAAAGCCTTCACTCCTCCTACCAGTGCAGGCATTACAGAAAAGCCTTCAAAGAAAAAATCTAAGACTGAACGGGCGCATCACAGAGCAAGCAAGACAGGCCCTTAACGGCCTAAGGAACGATCGTGGAAGCAAAAATAACGTGCGGTAAATGTTTTCATAAAACCCTCTTTGGGTTCAAACTATCAAGGTCCTTTACCCCTAAAAAAGGCGATTTAAACACTTTCAAGCATTTCACTCGCCAGACGTTCGAAGCAAAAGATGATCCACTCACACAACTGATAGAACCTTGAAATAGCAAAGAAGGTACATCACTTAAAATCATTATGCATTCACCAGTGCATCAAAAAACCCCTGCGATTTGCAGGGGTCATAGAGAAAAGAGTTGGGTCTAAACGAGCAACATTGAATTCCTTGCTAAACGCCAAACAACTAAGGGCGCTTGCTGTTACGGATTCCCTGAATTGCCGCTGCGTAATCGGGTTGGTTGAACACACCAGAACCACTCACGATGGCGTTCGCACCAGCTTCAATCACTTTCCATGCATTAGCACCTTTGACGCCTCCATCCACTTCAATCCATGGATCAAGGCCTTTTTCATCGCACATACGGCGAAGATCACTAATTTTCTTGACTTGATTATCAATAAAGCTCTGACCACCAAAACCTGGATTCACACTCATGATCAAAACAAGATCACAGAGCTCTAAGCAGTACTCAAGCGTGTCGAGTGGAGTGCTGGGGTTAAGCACAGCCCCCGCCATTTTGCCGAGATCCTTAATTTGAGCAAGATTGCGATGCAGGTGAGGACAGGCCTCAACTTGCACAGAAATAATGTCTGCCCCAGCTTTTGCGAAGTCTTCTACATAATTTTCAGGCTGCACAATCATGAGGTGCACGTCCAAAGGTTTTTTAGTTACCGGACGCAAGGCCTCCACAATCAGCGGGCCAATCGTGATGTTGGGAACAAATCGGCCATCCATGACGTCGACATGAATCCAGTCAGCACCCGCCTCGTCAACAGCTTTGACGTCTTCACCCAAGCGGGAAAAGTCAGCAGACAAGATCGATGGAGAGATCACCAGGGGTTTGGTGCTCATGACGGAGTGCGCTAAGGGATAGGCCGATTGTAAAGAGCGCTGATACCACTGATACAGTGAGCCGCGCATCTGAGACAGAAATCCCTGCTGTTGCAGGCTTTCTCCTCAAAGCCTCTCTTTAACCCCCGCAGCACTTACGTGGATCGCACTCTCATCCAGGAAATTCTCGAGATCGTCGAGCAGGCCGCCATCGCTTCCGCCACGCTCTCCGGCAAAGGTCTGAAGGATGAAGCGGATGCATTGGCTGTTGATGCCATGCGCAAGCGCATGAATCAGATCCAAATGCAGGGCCGCATTGTGATCGGCGAGGGGGAACGCGACGAAGCTCCCATGCTCTACATCGGCGAAGAAGTCGGTACCGGCACTGGCCCTGGCGTGGATTTCGCCGTTGACCCTTGTGAAGGAACCAATCTTTGTGCCTACAGCCAGCGCGGCTCCATGGCCGTTTTGGCTGCTTCCGACCGCGGTGGTTTGTTCAACGCTCCCGACTTCTACATGAAGAAATTGGCTGCTCCTCCAGCAGCTAAGGGCAAGGTTGACATTCGCAAATCTGCGACTGAAAACATCAAAATCCTGAGCGAGTGCTTGGGTCTTGCTCCTGACGAGCTCACCATCGTTGTGATGGATCGTGCCCGTCACAAAGATCTGATCACTGAAATCCGCGCCACCGGTGCTCGTATTCAACCCATTTCAGATGGTGATGTGCAGGCCGCTATCGCTTGTGGTTTTGCTGGAACCGGAACGCATTGCTTGATGGGCATTGGTGCTGCGCCTGAGGGTGTGATCTCAGCTGCCGCGATGCGCGCACTTGGCGGACACTTCCAAGGACAACTGGTGTATGACCCAGCCATTGCTCAGACATCTGAGTGGGCAGATATGACGAAGGAAGGCAATCTCGCCCGCCTCGCAGAAATGGGGATTACCGACCCCGATAAGGTGTACGAAGCCAGTGAGCTCGCCTGCGGAGAGCACGTTGTGTTCGCCGGCAGCGGCATCACAGATGGTCTTCTTTTCAACGGAGTGAAGTTCGAAACTGATTGCACCCGCACGAGCAGCTTGATCATCAGCAACCTGAACAACACCTGCAGTTTCACAAACACCATTCACATGAAGGATGGTGCTCAAAGCATCGCTTTGAACTGATTCACGCAGCAACAGAGGGATTTCTCTATGCATATCGCCGTAGTCGGCCTCAGTCATCGAACGGCTCCGGTCGAAGTGCGCGAAAAGCTCAGCATTCCTGAGCAAACCATGGAGGAATCCCTACAAAACCTGCGAAATCATGAGCAGGTGTTGGAGGCATCAATCCTCAGCACCTGCAACCGACTTGAGATTTACACCTTGGTGCGCAACCCCGATTTAGGGATTGCTGCTGTACGTGATTTTCTGAGTGGCCACTCCGGTTTGGAAAGCCGTGATCTATCTCCACACCTGTTCACCTATCACCACGATGAAGCCATCGCGCATTTGATGCGCGTGACGGCAGGACTCGACAGCCTTGTTCTTGGTGAGGGACAAATCTTGTCCCAGGTCAAGAAAATGATGCGCCTGGGGCAAGAGCACAAATCGATTGGGCCCATTCTCAATCGTCTGCTAACCCAAGCTGTCAGCACAGGAAAGCGAGTCCGTTCTGAAACCAATCTCAGCACCGGTGCTGTGTCTGTGAGCTCAGCAGCGGTTGAATTGGCTCAACTCAAACTTGGACAATCTCGCGGCCAGGATGCATTAGTAACGCTTGAAACGGAGCAGATCGCCGTTGTCGGCGCTGGACGCATGAGCCGGTTACTCCTCCAACACCTTCAAGCCAAGGGAGCCTCTGGAGTGGTGTTGCTGAATCGCACGATTGAGCGGGCCTCAGCGTTAGCAACAGACTTCCCAAATCTGCCCATTCAGTGCCGTGGGCTTGATGATCTTGATCAGTGCTTGAGCACCTGTTCGCTGGTCTTTACAAGCACAGCCGCTGATGATCCAATCATCGATGCCAACAGATTGAACGCTCTCAATCGCCGCAGCTCATTGCGACTGGTTGATATCGGCGTGCCTCGCAATATCGCCTCCGACGTGCATGCGGTATCTGGAGTGGAATCCCACGATGTGGATGATCTTCAAGAGGTTGTAGAGCGCAACCAAGAGGCCCGACAACAGGTTGCTCGAGAGGCTGAAGGGTTGCTTCTAGAAGAGAGCCGCCTTTTCCTCGAGTGGTGGGACAGCCTGGAGGCCGTTCCCACCATCAACCGTTTGAGGGCCTCGCTTGAGGAGATCCGAGTGGAGGAACTCACCAAAGCGCTGAGCCGCATGGGTCCTGATTTCTCAGCACGAGAACGCAAGGTTGTGGAGGCCTTAACCAAGGGAATGATCAACAAGATCCTTCACACCCCTGTGACTCAGCTCCGCAGTGCACAGCAACGCAGCGAGCGACAACAGGCTCTTCAGGTCGTTGAAAGAATTTTTGATTTGGAATCTGGAGCGCCCTCGCAAGATTAATTTCCTGCAATCTCCACCATCTGGCCCACGGGTTGGTTTTGAACGCGAAAAATCCAGTAAGTTTACCCGGCATAGCCGAAAGGCGGGAGCGGCATGAAGCGAGTACTGGCAATCATTCTCGGGGGAGGGGCTGGCACCCGTCTCCAACCACTCACAAAGATGAGAGCCAAGCCAGCAGTGCCTTTGGCGGGCAAATACCGCCTGATTGATATTCCAATCAGCAATTGCATCAACTCCAGCATCAACAAGATGTATGTGTTGACGCAGTTCAATAGCGCTTCGCTGAATCGCCATCTCAGCCAGACTTACAACCTCAATGCTGGATTTGGACAAGGGTTTGTCGAAGTTCTAGCGGCGCAACAGACGCTCGATAGCCCGTCTTGGTTCGAAGGAACAGCTGATGCGGTGCGCCAGTACCAAACCCTGTTTAGCGAATGGGATGTTGATGAATACTTGATCCTCTCCGGTGATCAGCTCTACCGGATGGATTACAGCCGTTTTGTGGAGCATCACCGCAGTACGGGAGCAGACCTCACGGTTGCAGCACTGCCTGTAGACGCTGCACAAGCAGAAGCTTTCGGTTTGATGCGTACCGATGAGAACGGAAACATCAAGGAGTTCCGCGAGAAGCCCAAGGGCGATTCCTTGAAGGAAATGGCCGTTGACACATCTCGCTTTGGCCTCAGCGCTGAGTCCTCTAAGGAGCGTCCTTACCTCGCTTCCATGGGCATTTACGTCTTCAGTCGTAAAACCCTTTTTGA contains the following coding sequences:
- the mfd gene encoding transcription-repair coupling factor — protein: MPLSSLVRLLQTSALSGELCERAERDQRLLMRGAGRAARALVASALARRMDQPLLVVVPTLEEAGRWTALLELMGWSRAQLYPTSEGSPYEPFDSTTEITWGQLQVISELQTDRSKSDLAIVATERCLQPHLPPPLALAEHCRALKKGDVVDLEELSTYLSQLGYERVSTIDQEGTWSRRGDIVDVYPVSSELPVRLEFFGNELDKLREFDPASQRSLDAVDTLKLTPTGFSPLIAERLREQVPDDLDQLLNEAQITELLEGGTPEGMRRLMGLAWDAPASLLDYLPADCCIAIDERRHGSAHGQQWLDHAEEQHAELPVPIPSLHRPIKEAMELAEAFAGFDLAELQEHDSHPNAFDLASRPVPSYPNQFGKLGELIKQHQRERQAVWLLSAQPSRAVALLEEHDCITRFVPNAADTQAIDRLIEQGTPVALKTRGTAELEGLQLPAWRVVLLTDREFFGQQSLTSSGYVRRRRKAASRTVDPNKMQQGDFVVHRNHGIGRFKKLEKLAISGEVRDYLVVQYSDGILRVAADQLGSLGRFRANSDTPPQLSKMGGSAWVKAKERATKAVRKVALDLVKLYAERHQAAGFAFPIDGPWQVELEDSFPYEPTSDQLKATVDVKRDMEKPEPMDRLVCGDVGFGKTEVAIRAIFKAITAGKQVAMLAPTTVLAQQHWRTLSERFAPYPIKVALLNRFRTTGERKTILEELKAGTIDAVVGTHQLLSKNTAFDKLGLLVVDEEQRFGVNQKEKIKALRKDVDVLTLSATPIPRTLYMSLSGVREMSLITTPPPLRRPIKTHLAALDDEAVRSSIRQELDRGGQVFYVVPRVEGIEEVAGKLREMLPGLKLLVAHGQMAEGELESAMVAFNGGEADVMLCTTIVESGLDIPRVNTILIEDAHRFGLAQLYQLRGRVGRSGVQAHAWLFYPGDASLSEAARQRLRAIQEFAQLGSGYQLAMRDMEIRGVGNLLGVEQSGQMEAIGFDLYMEMLQESLAEIQGQDIPAVDDTQVDLQVTAFIPADWIVDADEKMSAYRAASECLSSEALVELAAGWADRYGALPGPVQSLLQLMDLKLLAKRCGFARIRPDKPNIALETPMEEPAFRLLRQGLPQHLHGRLVYQAGSGSVAKVVARGLGVLPVERQLDELKGWLEQMASQIPDPDGLTREQRDRQQKDRNEAVLTV
- a CDS encoding YqhA family protein, which translates into the protein MNEQMAELKIKKSRRARFESRFEHLLWRFRLVTILPVVMSLLGSVSCFILGTQEEIHALSHLFKGSFNPDQSIILLGKVVGGIDYYVIGIALLIFGYGIYELIISDIDPRLQDLSKERRNILSITSLESLKQKLTNVIIVALIVTAFKLMISYEVQSISDILQYCGCVLMLAFSAWLVGKNQKNT
- the rpe gene encoding ribulose-phosphate 3-epimerase — its product is MSTKPLVISPSILSADFSRLGEDVKAVDEAGADWIHVDVMDGRFVPNITIGPLIVEALRPVTKKPLDVHLMIVQPENYVEDFAKAGADIISVQVEACPHLHRNLAQIKDLGKMAGAVLNPSTPLDTLEYCLELCDLVLIMSVNPGFGGQSFIDNQVKKISDLRRMCDEKGLDPWIEVDGGVKGANAWKVIEAGANAIVSGSGVFNQPDYAAAIQGIRNSKRP
- the glpX gene encoding class II fructose-bisphosphatase: MDRTLIQEILEIVEQAAIASATLSGKGLKDEADALAVDAMRKRMNQIQMQGRIVIGEGERDEAPMLYIGEEVGTGTGPGVDFAVDPCEGTNLCAYSQRGSMAVLAASDRGGLFNAPDFYMKKLAAPPAAKGKVDIRKSATENIKILSECLGLAPDELTIVVMDRARHKDLITEIRATGARIQPISDGDVQAAIACGFAGTGTHCLMGIGAAPEGVISAAAMRALGGHFQGQLVYDPAIAQTSEWADMTKEGNLARLAEMGITDPDKVYEASELACGEHVVFAGSGITDGLLFNGVKFETDCTRTSSLIISNLNNTCSFTNTIHMKDGAQSIALN
- a CDS encoding glutamyl-tRNA reductase, giving the protein MHIAVVGLSHRTAPVEVREKLSIPEQTMEESLQNLRNHEQVLEASILSTCNRLEIYTLVRNPDLGIAAVRDFLSGHSGLESRDLSPHLFTYHHDEAIAHLMRVTAGLDSLVLGEGQILSQVKKMMRLGQEHKSIGPILNRLLTQAVSTGKRVRSETNLSTGAVSVSSAAVELAQLKLGQSRGQDALVTLETEQIAVVGAGRMSRLLLQHLQAKGASGVVLLNRTIERASALATDFPNLPIQCRGLDDLDQCLSTCSLVFTSTAADDPIIDANRLNALNRRSSLRLVDIGVPRNIASDVHAVSGVESHDVDDLQEVVERNQEARQQVAREAEGLLLEESRLFLEWWDSLEAVPTINRLRASLEEIRVEELTKALSRMGPDFSARERKVVEALTKGMINKILHTPVTQLRSAQQRSERQQALQVVERIFDLESGAPSQD
- a CDS encoding glucose-1-phosphate adenylyltransferase; amino-acid sequence: MKRVLAIILGGGAGTRLQPLTKMRAKPAVPLAGKYRLIDIPISNCINSSINKMYVLTQFNSASLNRHLSQTYNLNAGFGQGFVEVLAAQQTLDSPSWFEGTADAVRQYQTLFSEWDVDEYLILSGDQLYRMDYSRFVEHHRSTGADLTVAALPVDAAQAEAFGLMRTDENGNIKEFREKPKGDSLKEMAVDTSRFGLSAESSKERPYLASMGIYVFSRKTLFDLLDSNPGHKDFGKEVIPEALSRGDTLKSYVFDDYWEDIGTIGAFYEANLALTQQPTPPFSFYDEAFPIYTRPRYLPPSKFVDSQITDSIISEGSIIKACSIHHSVLGVRSRVENNVVLQDSLLMGADFFESQSERETLRARGGIPVGVGEGTTVKRAILDKNARIGKNVTIVNKDHVEEADRPDQGFYIRNGIIVVVKNASIADDTVI